TCAGCAGGCGGTCGGGGTCAATGCTGATGTCGCCGTCGGAGGTGAAGGGAGAGGTCCGCAGGGCGGCCTCGGGTGTGCGCAGGTATACGGCCTGCGCGCCGACGACGGTCAGGGCGTCGAGCTGGTCGCTGAGGGCGGTCAGTCCGTCCAGGAGGACCCGGCGCGCAACTACGTGGAGCTGCTGGGCATCCACGCCTTCAGGAACTATGGCCATTGTCTCCCCACCCTTGCTGACTGCACAGGACAGCTGAGCTTAGGCGGCCTTCCAGTCCTTGATCGTGTGAATGTCCAAGTTCCTCCACTGTTCGTGGGCGGCCATTCTCTCCAGGACTGCTTCGCCTTCGGCCGGTAGACGTCCGGGACCGCTGAGACAGTCGAGGGCGAGCTGGCTGAGTGCCACATGCCGCAGGCCGCCGACAGTGCGGGAATTCCAGAAGACCACGGGGTCGTGGGCATCGAGGAAGAGCACGTCAGCCTGCTGCTTCACCTCAAGAAGCCCCAGATGGTCCACGAGTTCGTCGGAGAAGTGGTCAGGGCGGATGTAGACCATGAGTTGCCCGCCGACGGACAGCGGAGCCACCTCCCGTGCGGCGTAGGAGCCGGTGATGGCGATGAGGTGGCGGGAGGCGAAGGCGTTGCGGAGCTGGTTGAGCAGGTAGTCGATGCCGTTGGGAGCGATGAAGCCGCTATAGGGATTCAGGTTGAGCAAGTGGGAATGCTCTGCCCGGGCGCGCAGCAGCCCCTGCCAGTTGACCGTGTGGATGGTGCGACCATCGCGCCGGATCAGAAGCTGGTCCTCGAGGGCCCCCAGAAGCCGGGAGACATAGGCGAGGCTGAGCCCGGTCGCCTCGGCAAGGTCGCTGGCACGGTAGGGCGGCCTTACGTCCGCCAGGATGCGCACCAGGCGTTCGGCCTTCGAGCCCGACAAGGTCACCGCCGACGAGGACGGCGAGGCGCTGCGCGGGGCTCGCATCTGGCCCTCGGTGTAGATGAAAATGGCCGGACGGTCCGCCCGGATCCAGACGTTGCGGGTCAGGTCCAGGTAGCTGATGCCGTGGGCGCGCAGGAGATCCTGGGTCTTGGGAGAGATCCAGGGAGCCATGACCATCAGCGAGGTGAACGAGTTCACCTGACGGACCAGGTGCAGCTTGCTCAGGAGCTCGGTGTTGACGGTGCGAGGCGTGAGTGAGGACTTCAGGTCCACCACGTACCGGGTGGTGTGGCCCAGATCGGTGGAGCGGATCTCGATGACGCGGTCCGTGTACCAGTCAGTAGCATCCTGCTGATGGCCGGGGGCCGCCTCAACCGTCCAGCCCTCGCCGAAGAGACCGCGCAACCGCTCCAGGCCCGTATCGAAGAGTTGCCTAGCCGACTCCTCTCCGTCACTTTTCAGGTCCACATCCACTCCAATGGTTACTTAAAGTGACAACTTGCCTGGTTGGGGAACTTTCCTTAACTAAGCAAGCTCCATTTGCAGGCAAGTTAACTCTACTGCTCATGTTTCCTTGGTTAAGCAAGCTCGAAGATCGAGCAAGTTTCCCTCCCGGCGGTTCCCCCAAGGCGGCAGCCAACGCCGCAGGCGGATCGCATTCTCACAGGACAGAACCGGGCGCCCCGGCGTCCCGGCCCGCCGGGCGGGATCCCACCCGGCCAACAGACGTGATGCAGGACCGGTGGCCGGGCCGGCTGCTCGTCGCCCTCAGCGGGCCCGCGGCGCCGGGGTGAACATGCCTGACGGGCCATCGAGGAACGTAGGGGCGGCGCAGCGCTGCGAGGGAGGATTACACCGATAGGTCGACACCGAGCTAGGGCAGTGGTTCGGAGAGTCGATCGAGTTCGTTCAGCACCGCGTTCAGTCCTCGTCTCTTCCCAGCCGGTAAGAGACGGGCGCCCGGTGCAGCTCAGCGCGCTTTCATATCCTCGGAGGGTGGCAAGAGTCCGATTTCTCGTGCGGCCTGCAGGTCGGCGTACGCCTGTGTCCGCCCTACGTGGGTGGCTGGGCAGACCAACGCCGTGATCACGCGCCGGGTAGGCCAGTCGGCAGGTGCCTCCCAAACGATCTCTGCCGTCTTCTCGATCCGGGGTAGGTAGATGGACCACCACTTGGGCCCGCAGCGGCGCCGGAGCTCCTCCAACAGTGCGGTCTGTCGGCTGTCCGCCGGGCTTGTGCGCATCGTGCTGCCTGGCGACCAGCCAGCGACTGCCCACGTCCAGCCCTGCGATGACTGTTCGAATGCGTCATCGGGCATCGTTGCGAGCGCGAGCGGCAGCGCGAGCTTGCGGGCGGAGGCCCGGACGTAGTCCTTCTCCACGCCGGAGGAGAGCCCGGCAACGGAGGTCGCGTTGTCCGGCTCGATGAACCCGCCCTGTTCGACTTCCACCGCGGTGCACATCTCGATCTTTGTG
This is a stretch of genomic DNA from Streptomyces sp. Mut1. It encodes these proteins:
- a CDS encoding helix-turn-helix domain-containing protein translates to MDVDLKSDGEESARQLFDTGLERLRGLFGEGWTVEAAPGHQQDATDWYTDRVIEIRSTDLGHTTRYVVDLKSSLTPRTVNTELLSKLHLVRQVNSFTSLMVMAPWISPKTQDLLRAHGISYLDLTRNVWIRADRPAIFIYTEGQMRAPRSASPSSSAVTLSGSKAERLVRILADVRPPYRASDLAEATGLSLAYVSRLLGALEDQLLIRRDGRTIHTVNWQGLLRARAEHSHLLNLNPYSGFIAPNGIDYLLNQLRNAFASRHLIAITGSYAAREVAPLSVGGQLMVYIRPDHFSDELVDHLGLLEVKQQADVLFLDAHDPVVFWNSRTVGGLRHVALSQLALDCLSGPGRLPAEGEAVLERMAAHEQWRNLDIHTIKDWKAA